The genome window TTTCAATATTCGCATCAGATTTTAAATCAAGACTGAGAGTGATCCGGTGCTTCATGGCCTTTTCTTTTAACATTGCCATTGATGCATGAAGAGTATCTTTTAAAAGGAACCTGCTCAATTCGATCTCCACCATGCCGGCTTCCACTTTTGACAGATCAAGTATGTCATTAATAAGCGACAGAAGATGCATTCCGCTGCTCAGGTTATTATCAACCATCTCCTTCTGTTCCTCGTTAAGTTTTCCGAGCAGTTCATCCTGAAGAATTTCTGAAAAACCGATTATCGAGTTCAACGGCGTTCTCAGTTCATGTGACATGTTGGCGAGAAATTCCGATTTTGCCTTGTTTGCCAAATCCGCCGTGCGTTTTGAAATTTCAGCGTCGCGGAGCGTTTTTCGCTCAGTGATATCTCGGAATATGATAACCATACCTGATAATCTATCGCCCTTTTTTACAGGAGTTGCCGTGTATTCCACCGGGAAACTTGTGCCGTCTCTCCTCCAGAATACCTCATCCGTGCCGCTATATTTGGCGCCTTCCCTGCCGGCCTTTACTATCGGGCAGTCTTCTTCAGAATAGGGAGTACCGTCCGGGTTTGAATTATGCCATGACTCGTGACCTGAACGACCTATCAGTTCCTGCCCTCTATATCCGAGCAGTTGTTCGGCGGCGGGATTCACAAAAGTGATCCTTTCATTCGTATCCACTCCGATAATCCCCTCGCCGGCGGATTGCAGGATCATTTCATATTGATTCTTCAGCTGATCAAGCGTCTGTTCCACCCTCGTGCGCTCCTCAAGTTCCAGCTTCAGCTGATCGTTGGCAGAGGACAGTTCAGCGGTCCTTTTACCGATCTCCTCCTCCAGTATCTGATTATGCCTGAGCATAAAGTCGTCGAAGGCCTTTATCCTCAGCAGGTTACTGACACGGATAGTTAATTCGGCCTGATCAATGGGTTTGGAAAGAAAATCATTTGCCGAGACCGAGAGTCCTTTTAATTTTGATTCCCTGTCGTGAAGCGCCGTCACCATAATTATCGGTATATTCTTTGTCTCCGGGTCTACCTTTAAAATCCTGCAGACCTCGTAGCCATCCATGACCGGCATCATGATATCAAGTATTATCAGGTCAACCCTGCTGTCCCTGGCCTTCCGCACCGCCTCTTTCCCGTTTAAAGCAACTTCTATATCATAGCCTAACGGAATAAGCCACTGGGTGAGCAGTCTGAGATTGACATCCTCATCGTCTACAATCAGTATTTTTTCGCTCATCTATCCAGTACCTCCCGCACCTTTAACAAAAGGTCTCTCGGCAACACAGGCTTACTGATAAAGTCAAAGCCGGCGTCTGTCAATTCTTTGGTCTTGATAATATCCATCGTATATCCGCTCGCAAAGAGTATTTTTATCCGGGGACTGACTTTCCTGATCGTCTCACCGACCTCTTTCCCGTTTTTCTTCGGCATGATCATATCCAGCAGAACGAGGCTGATCCTTTCCCTATTCTCCATGAATTTTGTGATCGCATCGTCACCGTCCTTTGCGGTAATAACACTGTAGCCGAAGGACTCCAGCACTATCCTCATCAATTGCATCAGGGAGGCGTCGTCCTCCGCCACGAGTATCGTCTCATTTCCGCCCTTGGCAGGGACGGCGGCGACCGTCTTCTTATCCGGAAATACCGCCTCTTCACTGAGAGGCAGGTATACTTTGAATACAGTGCCTTGTCCAGGTTCGCTGTAGACATTTATGTATCCGCTATGCTGTTTTATTATTGCATAAGAAATTGAAAGGCCAAGCCCTGTCCCTTCTCCAATCCCTTTTGTTGTAAAAAAAGGCTCGAATATCTTCTTCTGAGTTTCTGCATTCATTCCCTGCCCTGTATCCGTAACTGTGATAAGCGCATACCTTCCGATCTTTCCAAATCCATATAATGCAACATATTCATCATCTAATTCCTGAAGCCCGGTGCCGATCGTCAGACTTCCACCCTCCGGCATTACATCCCGGGCATTTGTGACAAGGTTCATCAGCACCTGCTCGATCTGCCCGGAATCAGCCATCACTATCAATGGCCTGGCCGCAAGCTCCAACTTAAAATTAATATCCTCGCGGAGCATCCGGACAAGCATTTTCTGGACACCAAGGATAAGCCCATTGATATTAACAGGCTTCACTGCAACAACCTGTTTTCTGCTGAAGACAAGCAGCCTTTTGGTGAGGTTCGCAGCCCTCTCGGCGGCAGTGAGAACCTCATTCATCTGTTCTTTTTGAGGACTACCGGCCTCAAGGCCGTCATATACCATGCCGCCATATCCCATGATCACATTGAGAATATTATTGAAATCATGCGCAATCCCCCCAGCCAGCGTGCCGACTGCCTCCATCTTCTGGGCGTGACGGAGCTGGTCTTCAAGCTTCTTGCTCTCGGTCACATCATCATAAATAGCCACAATCTCGTTTGTCGGCAACTTAAAGACCCAGTTTTCATACCAATTATTATATTTCTCGTCTCTGTAAATCTTTGGCGGGAAATAGCCCGGTTCACCGATTCGCCATACTTTTTGAAAAACAGTGATAAGCCCATATTGGTCAATATTAGGGCGCAAGTCAAAAAGCGACTTCCCAATAACCTCATCCTTTTGCTTACCCTCGATCCGCAAACTGGTGGCGTTAAAATCTTTGATGATGTAATCGCTCCCTTTAGAACCATCATTGATCACCTTAAAAATGGCCGCGCCGCTGGTCATATTATCAAATAAGCTGTGCAATAAACCTTCCCTCTCACGCAGCGCCTGCTCCGCCTGCTTACGAGTGAGCGCAATCCCGATACTGGCCCCCAACGCTTCAATGAAAGTGATCATCTCCGGCGTGAACTGGTCAGGCCGATGGTCATTGAGTTGCAGCAGCCCTATGATTTCTCGATTGGTACGTAAAGGGATAAGCGCCACGGATTCATAGCCCCCGTCATTGCAAAGGTTGAGGGTCTGACGGTCTGCCTCGGTCGTCGAGGCAAGCAGTTTAGTGGTGCTGCTGGTCCAGAAGCTGCCACCTTTGGTGAAGAACGGCAGCGCCGGATTGGCCTGTCCGCGGAGAATGTTTCCGCACATGCAATCGATCACCGGGTCCCCTTTTGAGTCGCGCACGATTTCTCCTGCCGTGTCACGCGCACACAAAAACCGTCCAGCAAGCACAAAGTCCTCGGGAAAGCCGTTAGTTACGTAATAGGGGAAGTCTTCGCCCTCGCGCAGGCGTATGGCAACAGCCTCCAAGCCTATTCTCTTCTGAACTGCCGATAGAATGTAGCTAATCGTGTGCTCGGTAATCTCCGAGTGGTTCAGCAGTTCCAGTACCTCATGAGCGAGCTGTTGCCGGTCATTGAGTTTTTTCTTCTCGGTAATGTCAACAAGTATCTCTATGACGGTGGTAACTTTCCCTGATTCGTCTTTGGAAAGCGGATATGCCTTTGTTTCTATATAAACAGGGATTCCTTTTGAGTGATTATACTTGTAAATCGCAACGTGCTGCATGCCTGTATCAAACACTTGCTTTACTGCACACTCTTCTTCCATCTCATAACAGGGTTTATCGTGATTATGTGATAACTTGTAACAATACTGTCCGATTATATCTTCAAGAGGCATCTTAATCTGATCGGCATATGCCCTATTTGCCATCAGAATTCTGTAATCACGATCTATAAGTATAAACCCCTCATCAATGCTTTCAAGGATGCTTTTTATCAATTCATCTGACCTTTTACGTTCTTCAATTTCAGAAGTAAGCGCTTCAGTCCTTTCCTGCACCTTCTGTTCAAGCTCTTCATTGAGGATTTTCAATTCTTCCTGGACTTTAATAAGTTCAACGTTTTTCTGGACCGCGCTTTCATATGTCGATAGGAGAAGGTCGAGTATCTGTTTTTTCTCCGAGGTAATAAAATATTTTTGCCCTGCAAAATGTATCTCAACCCCCATCTGCGTCCGCGAATTCTCCTGTAATTCACGGTTTAAGAGAATCTGTTTTATTCTTGAAAGCAACTGGTGG of Nitrospirota bacterium contains these proteins:
- a CDS encoding response regulator, whose product is MNNSGTRILIVEDSAIQAEALRRILDKEGYTVSVAKDGAEGLSKAKELKPELVVSDIVMPGMNGFELCRHIKDAPDIGHTPVILLTSLSDPADVISGLECGADNFIVKPYDDHQLLSRIKQILLNRELQENSRTQMGVEIHFAGQKYFITSEKKQILDLLLSTYESAVQKNVELIKVQEELKILNEELEQKVQERTEALTSEIEERKRSDELIKSILESIDEGFILIDRDYRILMANRAYADQIKMPLEDIIGQYCYKLSHNHDKPCYEMEEECAVKQVFDTGMQHVAIYKYNHSKGIPVYIETKAYPLSKDESGKVTTVIEILVDITEKKKLNDRQQLAHEVLELLNHSEITEHTISYILSAVQKRIGLEAVAIRLREGEDFPYYVTNGFPEDFVLAGRFLCARDTAGEIVRDSKGDPVIDCMCGNILRGQANPALPFFTKGGSFWTSSTTKLLASTTEADRQTLNLCNDGGYESVALIPLRTNREIIGLLQLNDHRPDQFTPEMITFIEALGASIGIALTRKQAEQALREREGLLHSLFDNMTSGAAIFKVINDGSKGSDYIIKDFNATSLRIEGKQKDEVIGKSLFDLRPNIDQYGLITVFQKVWRIGEPGYFPPKIYRDEKYNNWYENWVFKLPTNEIVAIYDDVTESKKLEDQLRHAQKMEAVGTLAGGIAHDFNNILNVIMGYGGMVYDGLEAGSPQKEQMNEVLTAAERAANLTKRLLVFSRKQVVAVKPVNINGLILGVQKMLVRMLREDINFKLELAARPLIVMADSGQIEQVLMNLVTNARDVMPEGGSLTIGTGLQELDDEYVALYGFGKIGRYALITVTDTGQGMNAETQKKIFEPFFTTKGIGEGTGLGLSISYAIIKQHSGYINVYSEPGQGTVFKVYLPLSEEAVFPDKKTVAAVPAKGGNETILVAEDDASLMQLMRIVLESFGYSVITAKDGDDAITKFMENRERISLVLLDMIMPKKNGKEVGETIRKVSPRIKILFASGYTMDIIKTKELTDAGFDFISKPVLPRDLLLKVREVLDR
- a CDS encoding ATP-binding protein; translation: MSEKILIVDDEDVNLRLLTQWLIPLGYDIEVALNGKEAVRKARDSRVDLIILDIMMPVMDGYEVCRILKVDPETKNIPIIMVTALHDRESKLKGLSVSANDFLSKPIDQAELTIRVSNLLRIKAFDDFMLRHNQILEEEIGKRTAELSSANDQLKLELEERTRVEQTLDQLKNQYEMILQSAGEGIIGVDTNERITFVNPAAEQLLGYRGQELIGRSGHESWHNSNPDGTPYSEEDCPIVKAGREGAKYSGTDEVFWRRDGTSFPVEYTATPVKKGDRLSGMVIIFRDITERKTLRDAEISKRTADLANKAKSEFLANMSHELRTPLNSIIGFSEILQDELLGKLNEEQKEMVDNNLSSGMHLLSLINDILDLSKVEAGMVEIELSRFLLKDTLHASMAMLKEKAMKHRITLSLDLKSDANIEIEADERRLKQIMFNLLSNAVKFMADGGSVRVTARLMRDEGRGTKDEGGAASIVPVSEANGHPSSIEISVSDTGIGIKPGDMDKLFHEFSQLESVYTKTKDGTGLGLALTKKLVELHGGKIWAESEYGKGSRFLFVMPVGRLKTEEN